CTACAAGGAAGTCAGTATTGTGAGTAATCAATGTGAATACCTGGAGATAAATTTACTCTGGCTTCTGtccaacctccacaacccTCAGTGCCGGTGCGTTCACCCCGGAGAACGTGGCCTCAAGAACTGGCCAGGCGGCACGGACATCGGGACACCAGGATTGACCAGTCGTAGGGTCATCGGAAGTCACAAAGACGATGAACGCTTTTGCATCGGCGCCCTCAGGCAGCTCGAGCTGCTTTGGTGATGTGGGGAGTTTAAAGTCTGTGATGAGGGGCATTTTGGCCGCTTGGGGATGAATGAGGGGAAATGAATTGGGGAAATTAATCCCGAGAAAAACATAGAAAACGCCATTTTGGTCTTTACTCTGCCGGCAGAATCATTCACGTGGGGTGCGGCGGTCGGCCTTATCCTGCTTTCTATTGGTCTCATCCCGGCCTTAGTTCCTAAAACATGACAAGGCGGACACTATCATTATTTTACAATACCGGGTCGAGAGTATCGCAACACCAAAACTTCGTGAATTTCAAAAGTACTATAGCGACAAACTGTCTTACAGTGTGCAAATAGACAAGATGCCATCCACTACAGCCTCTTGCCTTTGCTATCCTGAATAACCGCGGGAATCGGAACATGAGACAGTTTCTGGCCATTGCCACACAGGAATCCAATACGAAATTCATCCAACCAATTTCGTGCGGCAGTGGAAGTCTGTGAGGCAGTTAATCTCTCGTTTCCATCATCGGAGTATAACACGTACGTGAGTAAATTTCGCCATTGAAGGCCTTCGTTGCATCTTTCTCTATGTGACTGACCAGGATCTTTACTCCTCCTGGACGAAAAGGGATAAAGGTCGCTATATCATAGACCATCCCCGACAGGATGATCAGTTGCCGGCCATCTTTTACTGCTTCTTGGAAACCATCCCAAGTAATCCCGGGCAGCTGAGAGAGAGGCAACCCCCAGTCAAGTTTGTTAGCCTTCCGTTCTAGCTTCTTCCGGGCCTGCTGGTACGTTCCCTTGCCCACAACGTTGTCTGGGGCCTTCTTCAAACCATATGCAAGGCCGAGTTGCTTCCACACCCAGATACACCATTTGGTGACATCGCACTGGTACCACTCCACGACGTTGTGATAGTCCGCTGGAAACTCATGGTGGTAGTTATGGTATCCTTCCCCAAAGCAGAGAAGCGTGACCAGCGTATGGTTTCGGGGTGTGTGTCTATCATCGTAGGGCTGGTCGCCAACCCAGTGTGCGATCGAATGAATAGAGAAGATAGCTTGGtagcaaaagaaaagaccgaTGACTCCAGCGTATATGAATCCACCCTGCTAATCGCCCCAGAGGAGTCCTGGCTCAACGGAGGGGAAAATACAAGACATGATTATAGCAAAGGTCAAGTAATACCGGTGCTGTAGCCTCACCACGGGATCTGCGTCCAGATCTGAGAGATCCGTTGGGCCAGCCCTGATCTCCGGTTGCAGGACCCACTCAATATGGGCGTGGACGAGCCCGTGTCTGACCGAGTAAGGGTCTTTGTCAGTGTCTGTGTAGCGGTGATGGGAACGATGGCATTCAGCCCACGTTCTTATGGACCATTGACAGCATGCGGCACCGAAGATAGCCAGAAACCATTTAAGTGGTAAGGTTGCTCCATATGATTTGTGTGACCAGAGTCTGTGATAGCCTGGGACTCGTTAGCATACAAGTCTGTCGAATAGCTAGTCTATATGTCTGTGCACACCTGCTGTGATCGCTATACCGCTTACAAAGTAGTATATCACAGCAAAGCACTCTGTTTCCCGTTTCAATGGAGTATACACGGCAGCCAGGAACCCTGTGATAGGGGACACCACTATCGTGACCCAGTTGAAAGGAAGGGGTTCGTTCTTCATAATTGATATTCTTCGCGTTGATAATTCaacagaggaaaaggagTTGGGCCAATATGGCTATTGATATTTTTTAAACGTTTTCATTTTGACCGTTTCCAGCTGCCTCCGTACTCCCCCTACCGAAAGCTCAATTAACTACACGTGTGGTACCATCATTTACTAAAGAAGATGTGATAGCATGCCGACCAACCCTAGAGCTTTGTCTCCGGAGACCATCTTCCCCTTGCGAGTTTCTCATGGCTCCTTGAAAATGTCTGGGTGGCTAGAGCAGCAAGGGTGCTAATatccaatgcaagggaaaaCGACGCGATCAAACCAGCAAGACGGTGTTTAGTTCCTGGTACATTGCAGCCGAGGATCTCCAGCGATTCCCTTTGCGTGGGATACGCGGTTCCTCCTCCTACAACCCCAACCGGAAGTGAAGGGAAGTAAGAAATCAAGCGAAGCAGTTTAGTATCGGCGTCATATTCGGCTGTCAGCTGGCTCCACGCCGCTTCTGCCACACTCGCGGCGTCCTGGCCACAAGCTATAAACATGGCAGCAATAACATTGGACGGGTTGACACTGTATCCAAGCTGGCCATTCATCGCCGCACCTTCTTTGCTGTTGAGGATAGACTGGTATAAGAGCTCGGTGCTGCACCCCAGCACTCGTTTGCTAACATCGTTGCTCACACTTCCCCAAACCAGAACTCTCACACCTCGAGTCCGAATGATATTTCCCCACGCCAGCTTTTTATCCGAGCTCATTTGATTGTCGGTGGTGATTCTCTGCAATCGTAAAGCATGAGCCTCGGCCGACGCGGAGAAGCGATCACAGACGCGTTGAGTCGCAATAGTGACCATATTCTGTCCAGCAGCATCTCCACATAGATATTCAAAACGAACATGCACACTCGAACCAACAATATGTGGTATAACAGTCCGCAGACGTATATGTTTGCTTGTTGACTCGGCGTCCTTCTTGAATTTGGGCTGTAAAGAAGGCACCAGGTCGAA
This window of the Aspergillus oryzae RIB40 DNA, chromosome 8 genome carries:
- a CDS encoding uncharacterized protein (fatty acid desaturase), which codes for MKNEPLPFNWVTIVVSPITGFLAAVYTPLKRETECFAVIYYFVSGIAITAGYHRLWSHKSYGATLPLKWFLAIFGAACCQWSIRTWAECHRSHHRYTDTDKDPYSVRHGLVHAHIEWVLQPEIRAGPTDLSDLDADPVVRLQHRYYLTFAIIMSCIFPSGGFIYAGVIGLFFCYQAIFSIHSIAHWVGDQPYDDRHTPRNHTLVTLLCFGEGYHNYHHEFPADYHNVVEWYQCDVTKWCIWVWKQLGLAYGLKKAPDNVVGKGTYQQARKKLERKANKLDWGLPLSQLPGITWDGFQEAVKDGRQLIILSGMVYDIATFIPFRPGGVKILVSHIEKDATKAFNGEIYSHFHCRTKLKLSHVPIPAVIQDSKGKRLYTFEIHEVLVLRYSRPGRDETNRKQDKADRRTPHFKLPTSPKQLELPEGADAKAFIVFVTSDDPTTGQSWCPDVRAAWPVLEATFSGVNAPALRVVEVGQKPEWKDLNNVYRTNWKVPCIPALVRYERVNGETAETGKLVEGEILDKKRLGEFIGTTL
- a CDS encoding hydroxymethylglutaryl-CoA reductase (hydroxymethylglutaryl-CoA reductase), which gives rise to MRDMSSTFESLLYHTSAPLTSLGRVFPYMLPAYYFVRLRYFMNMTRIPQAITSKFQTSRASDGETSSVKIENCVGFTRVPLGVAGPLQVQGSDGTTGSFYGPLATCEATLIASCSRGCKALNMCQGVRFKILHDSMSRAPAFWFANTEDAVAFFDLVPSLQPKFKKDAESTSKHIRLRTVIPHIVGSSVHVRFEYLCGDAAGQNMVTIATQRVCDRFSASAEAHALRLQRITTDNQMSSDKKLAWGNIIRTRGVRVLVWGSVSNDVSKRVLGCSTELLYQSILNSKEGAAMNGQLGYSVNPSNVIAAMFIACGQDAASVAEAAWSQLTAEYDADTKLLRLISYFPSLPVGVVGGGTAYPTQRESLEILGCNVPGTKHRLAGLIASFSLALDISTLAALATQTFSRSHEKLARGRWSPETKL